The genomic window GTCCCGCGAGCACCCGCTGCACGGCGGTGACAAGCACGTCCGGCGCGCTTTGCTTGGAAACATATCCGGCGGCCCCCAGCTTCAGCGCGCGCAGGGCATAGTCCCTCTCCGCATGCGAGCTGATGACGAGGATCGGCTGGTCCGGCTTCTCACGCTTGATGTCCTGGATGAGTTCCAGCCCGTTGCGGCCGGGCATGCTGATGTCCACGATGGCGATGTCCCACTGGTCCTTCAGCACGGCGGCCAGCCCCTCATAGGCGTCGCCCGCCTCTCCGACCACGACATCCTTGAAATGTTCCTGCAGCAGTGAGGCGAGGCCCCTCCGGACGATGGAATGGTCGTCGATGATCAGCGCTTTCATGATGGTAAACCTGGTGTTGTTTCGTTCGGCGGCAGGGGGACGGTGAAGGTGACGTCGGTTCCTTTTTCCGGACCGGGCGTGAAAGTGACATTGCCGCCGACGTGCACGGCGCGCTCCAGCATGCCGATCAGGCCGAGGGATTTCGGATCTTCGACCAGCTTGGGATCGATTCCCCTGCCATCGTCGTGGATCAACAGCTTCAGGACATCCTCGTCCACCGAGACCCGCGCGTCGACGTGCCGCGCCCCCGCGTGGCGGGCGACGTTTGTCAGGGCTTCCTGGAAAATCCGGAAGGTGGTGGTTGTGATCTCACGCGGCAGGATGTTGGGGCAGTCCTCCACCACGATGGCGCAGGGAATGCCGCTGCGGGCGGAAAACTGCACCGCCTCATCCAGCAGTGCGGTGCCCAGGCCGAGGTGGTCCAGGCTGCTCGGGCGGAGGCCGGTGGCGATCCGCTGCACGGAGGCGATCGTCTCGTCCACGAGTTCGGAAATTTCCACCAGCTTGTCGATGGCCGGATTCATCGTGGGATCGTCACGGTCCGAGATCCGGTTTTCCACGAGGCGGAGTTCCATCTTGATGCCGGTGAGAAGCTGGCCGAGCTCGTCGTGGATTTCCCGGGCGATCCGGGTGCGCTCCTCCTCGCGCAAGCTCTGGATGCGGGAGGAAAGCTTGTGGAATTTCTCGCGGGAACTCTCGATCACCGCCAGCCGCTGCCGCTCCGCCTTGCGCCAGCCGCGATACGCCCGGCGCAGGACGAAAAACAAAAGGATCGCCGTGGTGATGACGAAGTTCAGCCCCTTGATCGACTGGATGAAATGCGACTCCGTCTCATCAGGCACGGTGTTGGTCAGGATCTTATCGGAGCTGACGATCCACGCGCTGGCGAGGATGAAATAGATGATGACGATGCGGACCTCGGGCAGGGACCAAGGCATGGCGTCCCGTCCCGGAAGCGGGAGGGGCTTGGCTTCATCCTTGAGTGCCAGCTCTTCTTTCACGAAACGAAGAAATAGTGGATGGAGGGGGAAGGGTCGAGCGGCGAATTGAAAAAGAGTTTCGCTGGATGATCCGTCGCGGAGAGTCCAGCGTGGGGACGCGCGCATGTCCACTCTTCCGATTCCGCATTCCCTGGCTCCCTTGCAACGTGTGATGCTGCGGGATTCGCTTCTGGCACCGCATGCCGGATGCCATGTGGAGCAGGTGGAGATACGCTTCTCACGATCACTGGCAGGCGGCCGGATCATCTCCGCGTGGAAGGAAACCGTCGGAGAGACCGAAGCCTTGCGCCTCGCGTTCCTGGTG from Luteolibacter yonseiensis includes these protein-coding regions:
- a CDS encoding response regulator, whose amino-acid sequence is MKALIIDDHSIVRRGLASLLQEHFKDVVVGEAGDAYEGLAAVLKDQWDIAIVDISMPGRNGLELIQDIKREKPDQPILVISSHAERDYALRALKLGAAGYVSKQSAPDVLVTAVQRVLAGRRYISTALAEHLAGALAGETNAASHETLSNRELLVLRLIASGKTVKEISSDLSLSVKTVATYRSRIAEKMGLSTNVELTRYAMQHGLVE
- a CDS encoding sensor histidine kinase, translated to MKEELALKDEAKPLPLPGRDAMPWSLPEVRIVIIYFILASAWIVSSDKILTNTVPDETESHFIQSIKGLNFVITTAILLFFVLRRAYRGWRKAERQRLAVIESSREKFHKLSSRIQSLREEERTRIAREIHDELGQLLTGIKMELRLVENRISDRDDPTMNPAIDKLVEISELVDETIASVQRIATGLRPSSLDHLGLGTALLDEAVQFSARSGIPCAIVVEDCPNILPREITTTTFRIFQEALTNVARHAGARHVDARVSVDEDVLKLLIHDDGRGIDPKLVEDPKSLGLIGMLERAVHVGGNVTFTPGPEKGTDVTFTVPLPPNETTPGLPS